ATCTGAAATTTCTGAAATATTTTTTGATAAACCTAAAGATCCGCCAATAATAAATGTTATATCGCTTTTTCCAGAAATTGAAAGATCATTTATTTTTTTTGCAAGACTCTCAGAAGTTACTTCTTTTCCTAAAATTTCAAGAGTTATCACAAATGAGTCTTTTTTCAAATGTTTTAAAATTCGTTCAGCTTCCTTTTCGAGTATTTTTGATTTTTCAACGTCGCTTGGACTTTCTGGCGTTTTTTCATCAGCAACTTCGATTATATCGAGTTTTGAATACCTTGAAATTCTTTTTGAGTATTCATTAATTGCATCGCTCAGATATTTTTCTTTTATTTTTCCAACAGAAATAATCGTTATATTCATAATTTTTCCACGTTAAAATTTTAAATTTTTATCAAAATTAAAAAAGAATATGAATTTGAAATATTTAAAAAATAGGAATTTATTGTTTAATGAATTTTTTTGCAACATCCATAATATTCTCGGAAATTACAAACTTGGTATTATCTTTTAAGGTGTTTGTTGTTACATCAAGAGCCTTATAGAGCTGAGCTTCGTTTTTAAAGTAAGTTTGCGCAGATTCTGCAACGATCTGGATTGCTTTGGCCTGACCTTCTGCTTCAATTTTCATACTTTCTGCACTACCTTGAGCTTTCAAGATTTTGCTCTGTTTTTCCCCTTCTGCTTCTAAGATAGCTGCTCTTTTTAACCTTTCAGCTTTCATCTGTTGGGTCATTGCATTTTTAATGTCAGTTGGCGGTTCAATTTCTCTTAATTCAACTTTTTCAACTTTTACACCCCATGCATCTGTATCTCTATCGAGTGTTTCTAAAAGCTGTGAATTGATGTATTCTCTTTTATTTAATGCGTCATCGAGTTCAAGGCTACCGATTATTGCTCTAAGGGATGTTTGCGCAAGGTTTATAATTGCGTATTGGAAGTTTT
This Methanococcus maripaludis C5 DNA region includes the following protein-coding sequences:
- the rlmH gene encoding 23S rRNA (pseudouridine(1915)-N(3))-methyltransferase RlmH; amino-acid sequence: MNITIISVGKIKEKYLSDAINEYSKRISRYSKLDIIEVADEKTPESPSDVEKSKILEKEAERILKHLKKDSFVITLEILGKEVTSESLAKKINDLSISGKSDITFIIGGSLGLSKNISEISDFKLSFSKMTFPHQLMRVILLEQIYRSFRIINGEPYHK
- a CDS encoding SPFH domain-containing protein, translating into MSFWLNLLFGIFILVLIIKSVIIVNQFELGLVFRLGKVRGRLNPGVNFIIPFIDVPIKVDVRTKVIDVPPQEMITRDNAGVRIDAVIYYRVMDVNRAILEVQNFQYAIINLAQTSLRAIIGSLELDDALNKREYINSQLLETLDRDTDAWGVKVEKVELREIEPPTDIKNAMTQQMKAERLKRAAILEAEGEKQSKILKAQGSAESMKIEAEGQAKAIQIVAESAQTYFKNEAQLYKALDVTTNTLKDNTKFVISENIMDVAKKFIKQ